One genomic window of Polyangium aurulentum includes the following:
- a CDS encoding radical SAM protein — MKNRLLPLIEPLPAPADVPPTPWPEEGAVSWNINTACNYRCSYCTQRFKDDRGRWSRDTPRFLEAFARLPGRWEIKISGGEPFVHPTLLDIVRGLAGLGHRVSIVTNFSASREKLDAFVEAAAGRVGVFSCSLHLEYVDDVGAFIERARWLASRLSERADPALPAPHLCVTSVATRASMPRLEALAERFAEAGITFKVQPEKQGSEVVEYTAEEEAILLALGGHNRTGSIVHDTAGLPCWSGARYFILDDLGEAYRCYPARRHRIERMGHFLSPDFRLASGPATCLYRSCYCTVPIARGMMPSRRPQGAS, encoded by the coding sequence ATGAAAAATCGCCTGCTCCCCCTGATCGAGCCCCTTCCCGCGCCGGCCGACGTGCCCCCGACGCCGTGGCCCGAGGAGGGGGCGGTGAGCTGGAACATCAACACCGCGTGCAATTACCGCTGCTCGTATTGCACGCAGCGCTTCAAGGACGACCGTGGCCGGTGGAGCCGCGACACGCCGCGCTTTCTGGAGGCCTTCGCGCGCCTGCCGGGCCGCTGGGAGATCAAGATCTCGGGCGGCGAGCCCTTCGTCCACCCCACGCTGCTCGATATCGTGCGGGGGCTCGCCGGGCTCGGGCACCGCGTCTCGATCGTGACCAATTTCTCCGCCTCGCGAGAGAAGCTCGACGCGTTCGTCGAGGCGGCAGCCGGCCGGGTGGGCGTCTTCTCTTGCAGCCTGCACCTCGAATACGTGGACGACGTGGGCGCGTTCATCGAGCGCGCGCGCTGGCTCGCGTCGCGGCTGTCCGAGCGGGCCGATCCGGCATTGCCCGCGCCCCACCTCTGCGTGACCAGCGTGGCCACGCGCGCGTCGATGCCTCGCCTCGAGGCGCTCGCCGAGAGATTCGCGGAGGCGGGCATCACGTTCAAGGTGCAGCCCGAAAAGCAAGGGAGCGAGGTCGTCGAGTACACGGCCGAGGAGGAGGCGATCCTGCTCGCCCTCGGCGGGCACAACCGGACAGGCAGCATCGTGCACGACACCGCGGGGCTGCCTTGCTGGTCGGGCGCCCGCTATTTCATCCTCGACGACCTCGGCGAGGCGTATCGATGTTATCCCGCCCGGCGGCACCGGATCGAGCGGATGGGGCATTTCCTGTCTCCTGATTTCAGGCTCGCGAGCGGCCCTGCGACTTGCCTTTATCGGAGCTGCTACTGTACAGTGCCGATCGCGCGCGGGATGATGCCCTCCCGGCGCCCCCAGGGAGCCTCATGA
- the msrA gene encoding peptide-methionine (S)-S-oxide reductase MsrA, whose protein sequence is MFKFNASKLKMPTREEALPGRSERMRVPERHHVNGNRIVPPFPEGLELAMFGMGCFWGAERKFWQAKGVYATAVGYAAGFTPNPTYEEVCSGRTGHNEVVRVVFDPKVISYDELLRIFWENHDPTQGMRQGNDAGTQYRSGIYCEGLTHKMAAKRSFDAYQRALKEKGHGDITTEILDAPEFYYAEGYHQQYLAKNPDGYCGLGGTGVSCPVGVMKTT, encoded by the coding sequence ATGTTCAAGTTCAACGCCAGCAAGCTGAAGATGCCGACCCGCGAGGAGGCGCTGCCGGGCCGGAGCGAGCGCATGCGCGTGCCCGAGCGGCACCACGTGAACGGCAACCGCATCGTGCCGCCGTTCCCCGAGGGCCTCGAGCTCGCCATGTTCGGCATGGGTTGTTTCTGGGGCGCGGAGCGGAAGTTCTGGCAGGCGAAGGGCGTGTACGCGACGGCGGTGGGCTACGCGGCCGGCTTCACCCCGAACCCGACCTACGAGGAGGTCTGCTCGGGCCGCACCGGCCACAACGAAGTCGTGCGCGTGGTGTTCGACCCGAAGGTGATCTCGTACGACGAGCTGCTCCGCATTTTCTGGGAGAATCACGATCCGACGCAGGGCATGCGCCAGGGCAACGACGCGGGCACGCAGTACCGATCGGGGATCTATTGCGAAGGCCTGACGCACAAGATGGCCGCGAAGCGCTCGTTCGACGCGTATCAAAGAGCGCTGAAGGAAAAGGGCCATGGCGACATCACCACCGAGATCCTCGACGCGCCCGAATTCTATTACGCCGAGGGCTATCACCAGCAGTACCTCGCGAAGAACCCCGACGGCTACTGCGGCCTCGGGGGCACGGGCGTGAGCTGCCCGGTCGGCGTGATGAAAACGACCTGA